From the bacterium genome, one window contains:
- the hprK gene encoding HPr(Ser) kinase/phosphatase: MTHGVTVSQFFQQMQERLQLTLVAGENGLKRKILVSELNRPGLILAGYSRFFARRRGQVLGKVEISYLRGLKPDERRRTIRALFEQKIPFCIIARNYLPPRELIEEGNRYAIPVFRSPLITIRLVHTCTIYLEEKFVPQTTVFGNLVEVYGVGVMVMGRSGVGKSECTLSLVERGHRLVCDDIIHVRLMEGEYLLGEGSELTRFHMEIRGLGIINIQNLFGPGSVRQRNRLDLAVTLEKWDPEKEYERLGLDESRYALLGISIPHLLVPVRPGRDLALLIEVAALNYRSKQMGYDPARELDKTLQARMTGRFPRGG; encoded by the coding sequence ATGACCCACGGGGTGACGGTCAGTCAGTTTTTCCAGCAGATGCAGGAACGGCTCCAGTTGACCCTGGTCGCCGGAGAGAACGGCCTCAAGCGGAAGATCCTGGTTTCCGAACTCAACCGCCCGGGCTTGATTCTGGCCGGCTATTCGCGGTTTTTCGCCCGTCGCCGCGGCCAGGTACTGGGAAAGGTCGAAATCAGTTACCTGCGCGGCTTGAAACCCGACGAGCGCAGGCGGACGATCAGGGCCCTGTTCGAACAGAAAATTCCCTTCTGCATTATCGCCCGCAACTATCTGCCCCCCCGAGAGCTGATCGAGGAAGGAAACCGCTACGCGATTCCGGTGTTCCGTTCTCCCTTGATAACCATCAGGCTGGTGCACACCTGCACCATCTACCTCGAAGAAAAATTCGTGCCCCAGACCACCGTCTTCGGAAACCTGGTCGAAGTCTACGGCGTAGGCGTGATGGTCATGGGACGCAGCGGGGTGGGGAAGAGCGAATGCACCCTGAGCCTGGTGGAGCGGGGGCACCGGCTGGTTTGCGACGACATCATCCACGTGCGCCTGATGGAGGGCGAATACCTCCTCGGGGAAGGGTCGGAACTGACCAGATTCCATATGGAGATCAGGGGGTTGGGAATCATCAACATCCAGAACCTCTTCGGTCCCGGCAGCGTTCGGCAACGCAACCGCCTCGACCTGGCCGTTACCCTGGAAAAATGGGATCCGGAAAAGGAATACGAGCGCCTGGGGCTGGACGAGTCCCGCTATGCACTTCTGGGGATCAGTATCCCCCATCTTCTGGTTCCGGTTCGGCCGGGAAGGGACCTGGCGCTGCTGATCGAAGTGGCGGCTTTGAATTACCGGAGTAAACAGATGGGATATGACCCCGCCCGGGAGCTGGACAAAACCCTGCAGGCCCGCATGACCGGGCGTTTCCCGCGGGGCGGATAG
- a CDS encoding HPr family phosphocarrier protein encodes MSREYREFKILNKYGLHARPAAQLVQTASKFNSEIFIEKGAVRINAKSIMGVLMLAAAQGTVLKIHAEGPDAAEAAEALGRLIEGKFGEE; translated from the coding sequence GTGAGCCGGGAATACCGGGAATTCAAGATTCTGAACAAGTACGGGCTGCATGCGCGGCCGGCGGCGCAGTTGGTCCAGACCGCTTCCAAGTTCAATTCGGAAATCTTCATCGAAAAAGGCGCGGTCCGCATCAACGCTAAAAGCATCATGGGCGTGTTGATGCTGGCCGCCGCCCAAGGAACCGTCCTGAAGATCCATGCCGAGGGACCGGACGCCGCGGAGGCGGCCGAAGCCCTGGGCCGGCTGATCGAGGGCAAGTTCGGGGAAGAATGA
- the ptsP gene encoding phosphoenolpyruvate--protein phosphotransferase, translating to MKEERIFEGIAASPGIVVGKVLIFGHEDLPVRPRKIKEGEIPVEIARFENSLIATRKELLEIRRQLADQLARNESDLFDAHLLVVEDRALIEEVVQGIEEQKFNAEYIFQEVLHRYEQVFSQVKDDYIRERLSDIKDVGRRVMHNLTGQQRATLSSLEEISVVVAHDLSPSDTALMHREMVVGFVTDVGGRTSHTAIMARSLAIPAVVGVGNISGVAEDGEPVVVDGNRGRVILNPSRATLARIEKEKRELAENERMLSFLRDKPAETKDGFRVTLASNIELPEDINSVIASGAEGVGLFRTEYLFLNRDDLPSEEEQFQAYSYVAEKAQPHSVIIRTLDVGGDKFVSQLDISRELNPFLGWRAVRFCLERTDIFKNQLRAILRAGRAGNVKVLFPLVSGKAELRRILQVWEEAKGEVEKDRSDPLPEIEVGIMIEVPSAAVLADNLAEAVDFFSIGTNDLIQYTLAVDRVNEKIAYLYEPLHPAVLQLIRGTIDAAHRNNIWVGMCGEMAGDPIAVPILLGMGLDEFSVSPVAVPLVKKVIRSLTIPRARDLAESILGLSQASEIRARAETFLKELDPSVRM from the coding sequence ATGAAAGAGGAACGGATATTCGAAGGGATCGCCGCTTCACCGGGAATCGTGGTGGGAAAGGTCCTCATCTTCGGGCACGAAGACCTCCCGGTCCGTCCCCGGAAGATCAAGGAGGGCGAGATCCCGGTCGAAATCGCGCGTTTCGAAAATTCCCTGATCGCGACCAGGAAAGAACTGTTGGAAATCAGGCGGCAGTTGGCCGACCAGTTGGCCCGCAACGAAAGCGATCTTTTCGACGCCCACCTTCTGGTCGTCGAGGACCGGGCTTTGATCGAAGAGGTGGTGCAGGGGATCGAGGAGCAGAAGTTCAACGCCGAATATATCTTTCAGGAAGTCCTGCACCGCTACGAGCAGGTCTTTTCACAAGTCAAGGACGATTATATCCGAGAACGGCTGAGCGATATCAAGGATGTCGGGCGCCGGGTCATGCATAACCTGACCGGGCAGCAGCGGGCGACCCTGTCCTCGCTGGAAGAGATATCGGTGGTCGTGGCCCACGATCTCTCTCCGTCGGATACGGCCTTGATGCACCGGGAAATGGTGGTGGGGTTCGTCACCGACGTGGGGGGACGGACATCGCATACCGCCATCATGGCCAGATCCCTGGCCATCCCGGCGGTGGTCGGCGTCGGGAACATCAGCGGCGTCGCCGAGGACGGAGAACCGGTGGTGGTCGATGGGAACCGCGGCCGGGTTATTCTCAACCCCAGCCGGGCGACCTTGGCCCGGATCGAGAAGGAGAAGCGGGAGCTCGCCGAAAACGAGCGGATGCTCTCCTTCCTTCGGGATAAACCGGCGGAGACCAAGGACGGGTTCCGGGTGACCCTGGCCTCGAATATCGAGCTTCCCGAAGACATCAATTCCGTAATCGCCAGCGGAGCCGAGGGCGTGGGGCTTTTCCGGACGGAGTACCTGTTCCTCAACCGGGACGATCTGCCTTCCGAGGAAGAGCAGTTCCAGGCCTATTCGTACGTGGCCGAAAAGGCGCAGCCGCATTCGGTGATCATCAGAACACTGGACGTGGGCGGCGACAAATTCGTGAGCCAGCTCGATATCTCCCGGGAATTGAACCCGTTTCTGGGGTGGCGGGCCGTACGGTTCTGCCTGGAACGCACGGATATCTTCAAAAACCAGCTCAGAGCCATCCTGCGGGCGGGTCGGGCCGGCAACGTCAAGGTGCTCTTTCCCCTCGTCAGCGGCAAGGCGGAGCTGCGGAGAATACTGCAGGTTTGGGAGGAGGCCAAAGGCGAGGTCGAGAAAGACCGGTCCGATCCTCTTCCCGAGATCGAGGTGGGTATCATGATCGAAGTCCCTTCGGCGGCCGTTCTCGCCGATAATCTGGCCGAAGCGGTGGATTTTTTCAGCATCGGGACCAACGACCTCATCCAGTACACCCTGGCGGTGGACCGGGTCAACGAGAAGATCGCCTACCTCTATGAACCCCTCCATCCCGCGGTTCTGCAGCTGATCAGGGGAACCATCGACGCCGCCCACCGCAACAACATCTGGGTGGGGATGTGCGGTGAAATGGCGGGGGATCCGATCGCCGTGCCCATCCTCCTGGGCATGGGGCTGGATGAATTCAGCGTCAGCCCGGTGGCGGTGCCCCTGGTCAAGAAAGTGATACGGAGCCTGACCATCCCCCGGGCCCGGGATCTGGCCGAGAGTATCCTCGGCCTCAGCCAGGCTTCGGAGATCAGGGCCCGGGCCGAGACATTTCTGAAGGAACTCGACCCCTCGGTCCGGATGTAA
- the metK gene encoding methionine adenosyltransferase, whose protein sequence is MKPKHYIFSSESVTEGHPDKVCDQISDAVLDRVLSEDPEGRVACETFITTGLAIVGGEITTTAYVDIPVLVRGVVKGIGYTRPEYGFDYKSCAILNAIGRQSPDISQGVTEGSGEFKEQGAGDQGLMVGYACRETPELMPLPIMMAHKLCGRLAEVRKTEVLPWLGPDGKSQVTVEYLNGAVASIPRVVIAAQHTHEVVDASGEFMTEEAKKAILEKVIKPVLKDFFREGETTWIVNGTGKFEIGGPQSDTGMTGRKIIVDTYGGEAPHGGGAFSGKDPSKVDRSAAYMARYIAKNIVAAGLADRCEIQLAYAIGVPEPVSVYANLHGTGKITDEKAVEIIRDIYGLKPKEIIETLQLKHPQGWSYQDTAAYGHFGREDRNFPWEKVNTVEQLVKAAGI, encoded by the coding sequence ATGAAACCCAAGCATTATATTTTTTCCTCGGAATCGGTGACCGAAGGGCATCCGGACAAGGTCTGCGACCAGATATCGGATGCCGTTCTCGACCGGGTTCTGAGCGAGGATCCGGAAGGCCGGGTGGCCTGCGAAACCTTCATCACCACCGGCCTGGCCATCGTGGGCGGAGAGATCACCACCACGGCCTACGTGGATATTCCGGTTCTGGTCCGGGGCGTGGTCAAGGGGATCGGCTACACCCGCCCCGAATATGGATTCGATTACAAGAGCTGCGCCATTCTCAACGCCATCGGCCGCCAGTCGCCCGATATTTCCCAGGGAGTGACCGAAGGCAGCGGGGAATTCAAGGAGCAGGGCGCCGGAGACCAGGGCCTGATGGTGGGGTACGCCTGCCGGGAGACTCCGGAGCTTATGCCCCTGCCGATCATGATGGCGCACAAGCTCTGCGGCCGTCTGGCCGAGGTGCGCAAAACCGAGGTGCTCCCCTGGCTCGGCCCCGACGGCAAGTCGCAGGTTACGGTCGAATATCTCAACGGCGCGGTCGCTTCCATCCCCCGCGTGGTCATCGCCGCGCAGCATACGCATGAAGTAGTGGATGCCAGCGGCGAATTCATGACCGAGGAGGCCAAGAAAGCCATCCTGGAAAAAGTGATCAAGCCGGTGCTCAAGGATTTCTTCCGGGAAGGGGAGACGACCTGGATCGTCAACGGCACGGGGAAATTCGAGATCGGCGGCCCCCAATCCGATACCGGGATGACCGGGCGCAAGATCATCGTCGACACCTACGGGGGCGAAGCCCCTCACGGCGGCGGCGCCTTTTCCGGGAAAGACCCCTCGAAAGTGGACCGGTCCGCCGCCTACATGGCCCGCTATATCGCCAAAAACATCGTGGCCGCCGGCCTGGCCGACCGCTGCGAGATTCAGCTGGCGTACGCCATCGGAGTTCCCGAGCCGGTCTCGGTATACGCCAACCTGCACGGCACCGGAAAAATCACCGACGAGAAAGCGGTCGAGATCATCCGGGATATCTACGGTCTCAAACCCAAGGAGATCATCGAAACGCTCCAGCTCAAACACCCCCAGGGGTGGTCCTACCAGGATACGGCCGCCTATGGGCATTTCGGCCGCGAGGACCGGAACTTCCCCTGGGAGAAGGTGAACACGGTCGAACAGCTGGTGAAGGCCGCGGGTATCTGA